From Haloarcula sp. CBA1127, a single genomic window includes:
- a CDS encoding DUF4350 domain-containing protein: protein MASTPSPDDSWLPSLTLPQLLLATYTALTIIALVYAASTSSAAFGAYNSKWDGAGELRTVAADAGANATVGTNVSQYPTSDADGTVAVVLSPAEPYSSSERTRIAEFVRSGGTLVVAEDYRPHGNELLAAIGADARFDGRPVYDNRNYYRNSSLPEATPAGDYPETTGVDTVVLNYGTTVRAGNATTLVNTSEYAYLDSNGNANLDGEEQLASRPVVTSEPVGDGRVIAVSDPSIFVNAMLERGDNRRFVQNIVANHDTALLDYSRASSVPPVAAAVLAVQRSDVLLLFCGVVLVGTLLAYDRRLDDRLRDRLREHRGRKPDPHLSRDGVEKYLRVRHPDWGTAQVERVTEAIIKQRSERQRND, encoded by the coding sequence ATGGCATCGACACCGTCTCCTGACGATTCCTGGCTGCCATCGCTCACTCTCCCACAGCTACTACTTGCCACCTACACCGCTCTCACGATTATCGCGCTCGTCTACGCCGCAAGCACGTCCTCAGCAGCGTTCGGTGCGTATAATTCCAAGTGGGACGGGGCGGGCGAACTCCGAACTGTCGCAGCTGACGCCGGTGCAAACGCGACCGTCGGAACGAACGTCAGTCAGTATCCGACAAGTGACGCGGACGGCACCGTTGCGGTCGTTCTCTCGCCGGCCGAGCCGTACTCGTCAAGTGAGCGGACACGAATCGCTGAGTTCGTTCGAAGCGGTGGGACACTCGTCGTCGCTGAGGATTACCGCCCACACGGAAATGAGCTACTCGCTGCTATCGGTGCAGATGCACGCTTCGACGGCCGCCCGGTGTACGACAACAGAAATTATTACCGGAACTCCTCGCTCCCGGAAGCGACGCCTGCCGGCGACTATCCAGAGACTACAGGCGTCGATACTGTCGTCCTCAACTACGGGACGACTGTCAGAGCCGGCAACGCGACGACACTCGTCAACACTTCCGAGTACGCCTATCTCGACAGTAACGGGAACGCCAACCTTGACGGCGAGGAGCAGTTAGCGTCCCGACCCGTCGTCACGAGCGAACCGGTCGGCGACGGTCGAGTTATCGCCGTCAGTGATCCGAGTATCTTCGTGAACGCGATGCTCGAACGTGGTGACAACCGACGGTTCGTCCAGAACATCGTCGCTAATCACGACACGGCCCTACTGGATTATTCACGCGCCAGCAGTGTTCCGCCAGTGGCCGCTGCCGTCCTCGCCGTGCAGCGGTCGGACGTGCTGTTGCTGTTCTGTGGCGTCGTGCTGGTCGGGACGCTGCTCGCGTACGACCGCCGTCTCGACGATCGACTCCGAGACCGACTCCGGGAACATAGAGGCCGCAAGCCGGACCCGCATCTTTCCCGGGATGGCGTTGAGAAGTATCTCAGAGTCCGTCATCCAGACTGGGGAACCGCACAGGTAGAGCGAGTAACGGAAGCCATTATTAAACAGCGGTCCGAACGTCAGCGTAATGACTGA
- a CDS encoding MoxR family ATPase — MTDPSVLYDRLREETETVLIGNEQVLRHITVAMLTRGHVLLEGVPGVAKTTIATLVANATDLQHSRVQMTPDLLPADITGTTVYHQRNGEFELQKGPVFTNLAIADEINRAPPKTQSALLEAMQEGQVSIEGSTLELPTPFTVVATMNPLEMEGTFKLPEAQRDRFQMKLVTEIPNSEEERAILDRFDANPTLDADSISQVISRAELLDARSVVPETHIEDSIKEYILDIVGATRDHRNVVHGASPRATIAMQDTAKAAARLNGREYVIPDDVKEMALPVLRHRLIMNSDAELSQISAETVIEEILQSITPPGSDTDHSTGIETAVGDGGTKRESE, encoded by the coding sequence ATGACTGATCCGTCGGTACTGTACGACCGTCTCAGAGAGGAGACGGAAACAGTTCTTATCGGGAACGAGCAGGTTCTTCGGCACATTACTGTTGCCATGCTTACACGCGGCCACGTGCTTCTTGAGGGGGTTCCCGGTGTCGCGAAAACGACGATTGCCACGCTCGTCGCCAACGCGACGGATCTCCAGCACTCTCGGGTACAGATGACGCCTGATCTGCTCCCCGCGGACATCACCGGAACGACAGTGTATCACCAGCGAAACGGCGAGTTCGAACTGCAGAAAGGCCCGGTGTTTACCAATCTGGCCATCGCTGACGAGATCAACCGCGCCCCGCCGAAAACACAGAGCGCGCTGCTCGAAGCGATGCAGGAGGGGCAGGTGTCTATCGAAGGGTCGACACTCGAACTCCCGACGCCGTTTACCGTCGTTGCGACGATGAACCCACTTGAGATGGAAGGGACGTTCAAACTCCCGGAGGCCCAGCGCGACCGGTTCCAGATGAAACTCGTCACTGAGATTCCCAACTCCGAGGAGGAGCGTGCCATCCTCGACCGGTTCGACGCGAACCCGACGCTTGATGCGGACTCTATCTCGCAGGTTATCTCCCGGGCCGAACTTCTGGACGCCCGGTCAGTAGTCCCCGAGACACACATCGAAGACAGCATCAAAGAGTACATTCTCGACATCGTTGGCGCGACACGGGACCATCGAAACGTCGTTCACGGGGCTTCACCGCGGGCGACAATCGCCATGCAGGATACGGCCAAAGCAGCCGCCCGTCTGAACGGCCGGGAGTACGTCATTCCCGACGACGTCAAAGAGATGGCGCTTCCGGTGTTGCGGCATCGTCTCATTATGAACAGCGACGCCGAACTAAGCCAGATCAGCGCCGAAACGGTTATCGAAGAAATCCTTCAGTCGATTACGCCGCCGGGGTCCGACACCGACCACAGTACGGGTATCGAGACAGCGGTCGGCGACGGCGGGACGAAACGAGAGTCCGAGTAG
- a CDS encoding DUF58 domain-containing protein, protein MRVTRRFWLTITAIGSLVVGGGLLDAPLLVVGAVGLAGWLLAMQFAFVRGVSRLKDELTVSQSLDRSRIRTDAETKYTLEASVAAASDHLPLSVEARIPLAARMESGIVPEINLGASMQSSSMTLPLTWGTVGNYTLPGATVTVSDSTGLFTQSFTTAPGPELAVESPSVGPIHVGQSGKQLLRGVGEHDARGRTGGLSAEEIRKYVPGDALKYVDWKATARLDETHVRNYEAESNRSVVLVLDHRQTLGDGTPGETKLDHLKAVAAAFQQRAETTRDPLGYITVDDAGVTESRIPVARTEAYRSCRHRINDLDTETETPATATTRAAHTERMTRTVNPTTDTQSPMETTLLAYRDAAGSKRHLPNQPLYNGFQVAPHEVRSADLLVICTDDSNPSELRNTVGLARRNATEVVVFIAPSVAFDTDLLTDLDTAYERYRTFDQFRRELNEVDSVTAYEVGSPEQISAILSGSPANTDQREYA, encoded by the coding sequence ATGCGTGTCACCCGGCGGTTCTGGCTCACGATCACTGCTATCGGTAGTCTCGTCGTGGGTGGTGGGCTGCTCGATGCACCCCTGTTAGTCGTCGGGGCCGTCGGGCTCGCAGGCTGGCTGCTCGCAATGCAGTTTGCGTTCGTCCGCGGCGTGTCACGGCTCAAGGACGAACTCACAGTCAGCCAGTCGCTCGACCGGTCCCGAATACGGACCGACGCCGAAACGAAGTACACCCTTGAGGCATCAGTTGCCGCGGCCAGCGATCACCTGCCGCTCTCCGTTGAGGCAAGGATTCCCCTCGCAGCGCGGATGGAATCGGGCATCGTTCCGGAAATCAATCTCGGTGCGTCGATGCAATCCTCGTCGATGACGCTTCCGCTCACTTGGGGGACTGTTGGCAACTACACCCTTCCCGGAGCCACAGTAACCGTCAGTGACAGCACCGGGCTGTTTACCCAGTCGTTCACGACGGCTCCCGGCCCCGAACTAGCAGTCGAGTCGCCGTCGGTCGGCCCGATTCACGTTGGCCAGAGCGGGAAACAGTTGCTACGCGGTGTCGGCGAGCACGATGCTCGGGGGCGGACGGGTGGCCTGTCAGCCGAGGAGATTCGAAAATATGTCCCGGGTGACGCACTGAAATACGTCGACTGGAAGGCGACTGCCAGGCTAGACGAGACGCACGTCCGCAACTACGAGGCCGAGAGTAACCGTAGCGTGGTGCTCGTCCTCGATCACCGGCAGACACTGGGTGATGGGACACCTGGCGAAACGAAGCTAGATCACCTCAAAGCGGTCGCCGCAGCGTTCCAGCAGCGTGCCGAAACGACCCGTGACCCGTTGGGGTATATAACTGTCGACGACGCGGGCGTGACGGAATCGAGAATCCCTGTGGCGAGAACCGAAGCCTACAGGTCGTGCCGGCATCGGATCAACGACCTCGACACCGAAACTGAGACGCCGGCAACAGCCACCACGAGAGCGGCTCACACCGAAAGGATGACACGGACGGTAAACCCGACGACGGACACACAATCACCGATGGAAACGACGTTGCTCGCGTATCGAGATGCCGCCGGATCAAAACGACACCTTCCCAACCAGCCGCTGTACAACGGGTTCCAGGTGGCACCACACGAGGTACGCAGCGCGGACCTGCTGGTCATCTGTACCGACGACAGCAACCCGAGTGAACTACGGAACACGGTTGGACTGGCGAGGCGCAACGCAACGGAGGTCGTCGTGTTTATCGCTCCATCAGTAGCCTTCGATACAGACCTCCTCACCGATCTCGATACCGCATACGAACGGTATCGAACCTTCGACCAGTTCCGGCGTGAACTGAACGAGGTCGACTCGGTGACAGCCTACGAAGTTGGGTCCCCGGAACAGATCTCGGCTATTCTGTCCGGCAGCCCAGCGAACACAGACCAGAGGGAGTACGCATGA